The following DNA comes from Clostridiaceae bacterium.
AGAGCACCTTTCAATTTGCCTCAACTTACTGAAATTCTTCAGAGAAATGGATACTATACCGCAGCATGCGGACATTACGAAAGATCAAGATGCCTTGACAGAGGTTGGTACGAGCAGGCTGACTTTAATGATTCTGGACCACTTTATAATGCATGGTACAATCTTCATCAGCACGGACGTAAAGATGTGGGATGGTCTTCAGGAGGAATGGATGTATCGCCAGAAGAAGGGCATGCAGCATTACTCACCAACAGAGCAATTATAATGCTGGATAATATTCAGGCTTCAGGGTTGCCTTTCTTTTTCCATGTTCCGTATATTGATCCTCATCCTCCTTATTTTGTACCAAAACCTTATGATATACTGTATAACCCTGAAGATATTGAGCTTCCGCCAATGGGCGATGGAAAGGGAAGGCCTGAATGGCAATACAAATGTTTGGAAGATTGCGGTACTTCAAAAGCTACAGAACTGGATATTAAAAAGGTTATTGCTACTTATTATGGCATGATAACCTACCTGAACCATCAAATGATGAGGCTGTACGATGAAATGGACAAAAGAGGTATGCTGGATAATACATGGATTATAGTAACATCCGACCATGGAGATTATACCGGTGAAAAAGGTTTATTCAATAAGACAGAATCACTTTATGAATGTTTGCTCCATGTTCCTCTTGTAATCCGGCCCCCTAAAAATATAAGTGAGAATTATCCTAAGGTCATAGACGGGCTGGTGGAATTAGTAGATTTATTTCCCACTATTTTGGGAATAGCAGGGATAAAGGTGCCTGAATATGCTCAGGGTTATGACCTTATAAAATGGGCCATGGAGGGAGCAAAGAATGAATTGCGTAAGTATGTATTTGCCCAGGTAGGAAATTATCATGGACATTTAAAAACTACATTTCCAGGAGGGATGCCCGAGAGTGGAAGACGCAGAGGATTGGTCCAAGGAGCCAGGTCGATGGATTTTTCCTATATTCATGACCCTGACTGTGGAGACGAAGCATATGATTTAAAGAAAGATCCATTTGAATTAAATTCACTGCTTAAAATTAATCAGGATGTCCCGGAAGAATTGAAAGAACTCAAGGATAGTATTTTTAAATGGGAAGAAGAATGCTTAAGGCTGAGGAGAGAATTGGGCATTATCCCAGGAGACAGGGGTTTTTGGGAAGGATTACCTTTCAAGGACAGCCATAAAAAACCATAATAGTATAGACAACAGAATGTTTCTAAGTAAGCCCAAATAGGATGTTTGAAAAAAGATTCCCCCAAAATGATATAATATTAAATTAACAAAAAAAGTTTAAATGGTGATTTGCTATGATTATAAAAGATGTAAAAACAGTATTGCTGACAGGGCCATGCACTTATGATCCGTATTTAAGTGAAGCCAGAAAACGAAGGAGTGCAGCTTTCATTGAGATTCATACAGATACTGAACTTATAGGGATAGGTGAAACCTATGCCGGGTATTTTTGCCCTGAGATAGTACCTGAAATAGTAGAATTTTTTAAACCGATACTCATTGGACAGAAGGTCGATAATATTTCAGAACTATGGAACAGAATGTACCACTGCGGGAATTTCTGGTGCAGGGTAGGACTTGGCGTTGTTGTCCTGAATGGAATTGAAGCTGCTTTATGGGATTTGAAGGGTAAAATGTACAATCTTCCGGTTTACGAGTTATTAGGAAGCCGGAAGCATGATGCCCTTCCTTGCTATGCGACAGGAGGACCAAGTAATTATCCTAAAGAGAAACTTGCTTCAAAAATTGAATTTTATCTGTCCTTAGGATTCAAAGGATTTAAACTTGGAGCAGGATATCACAGTGAAGAAGGCTCATATATGCCTTCATCACCAAATGAAGCAGCTGAGTTTGAAGCAGATAAAATAGAATTTGTGAGATCCCTTGTTGGCAAAGATATTAAGATAATGATGGATGGGCATATGGGCAACAATCCAGTAAAGACCTGGGATTTGGGAATCGCAAAGGCAGTTATGAAGGCTCTTGAACCTTATGACCTGTTCTTTTTTGAAGAACCATTGCATTATACAGACCCCTGGGGATATGCTGAGTTGTGCAAAAGCACTACAATACCTATTGCAGGGGGAGAATGCCTGACGGCTAGCTACGAGTGGAGAGTATTTGTTGAAAAGGACTGCTTTGACATAGGGCAGCCTGACGCCTCTTTCACCGGAGGTCTGGGTGAATTTATGAAAGTGGCTGCCATGCTTGAAAGCAGGGGGAGGAAAATTGCCACCCATTCCTGGGGAGCAGGAGGATCCTTTATGCAGAATATACACTGTGGTTTCGCCTGTGCAAATACTGCAATACTTGAAATAGCTCCTGCTTATGGACCTCTTCACAGCGAAATTATAGGAGATTCATTTATTATGAAAGATGGCATGGTGCTGCCTCCTGAGAAGCCAGGGCTTGGAATAACCCTAACAGATGAGATAAAGAACAAATATCCTTTTATTCCGGGCAGCGGTGAATTCAACAGTGTGCCTGGAAAAATCCTGAGAGATTGATAATAGAAGAGGGGAATGAACAATTGAAGAACATACTTATTGATGTAAAAGTTGATAAACAAAGGCTTGAAGAATTGAAGAAGATACCTGGGGTAAATGTTGAAGTAATTGATTTCAAGGAAGAACGCCGTTATATATCTCCAGATATCCTGAGCGGCAAGCATATACTATTTTGCACATATCCTCCTGAGAATTTTAATGATTTAGATTCTCTTGAGCTGATACAAATCAATTCGGCAGGTTACACCCAGCTTTTTAATCTTGGACTGGTGGAAAGGGGAATTCGAGCCTGCAATGCCCAGGGGGTATTTGATGTTCCCATTGCTGAATGGAGCATAGCCATGATGGTAAACCTGGCCAGGGATTTAAGAGGCATGATAAGAAATCAGGAAGCCAGGGTCTGGGACAGGTCTGCGAGATTTCAGAATGAAATTAGAGGTTCTATTGTGGGAATCTGGGGATATGGGGCCATTGGAAGGGAAATCGCAAGGCTTGCCAAAGCCTTTGGCCTGAAGGTTTATTCAATGGACAGGGATATCCCGTCTAAGACTGCGAAAGCAAATGTATACCGGGTAGGAGGAACCGGAGACCCTGAAGGAATATTACCGGACAAGATATTTATTAGCGGGCAGGAAGAGGAATTCCTGAAGGAACTTGATTTTCTCGTAATTACAATGCCCCTTACAAATAACACAAAAGGGCTGGTCGGTGAAAAAGAATTAAAAATGCTCCCGAAGACAGCATACGTTCTAAATCCTGCCCGGGGTCCGATAATACAGGAAGAGGCGTTGTTGAAAGCTCTAAGGGAAGGCTGGATTGCCGGGGCTGCACTGGACACCCATTACTATTACCCTATACCGGCTGACCATCCTCTGTGGAGTTTTCCCAATGTGATTATGACACCTCATATTTCAGGATCGTCCCTCAGCAACCATTTTGTTGAACGTACATGGGATATCTTTATACAGAATGTAAAGAGGTTTTTATCAGGAGAACCTTTGCTAAATGAGCTGACAACAAGGCAGCTTAGTGGAGAGTAAGGGCTAAACATATAAAAATGCAATAGTAGAAGATTTTTCGGATGTAGAGAAGTTTTATTACTACAGTATGTTTAAATGGAGCGGGAGATTTTGACTCACCGCTCAAAATTTTACCAAGTATCAAGAAGTTCCTCGCTTCTATAAGCGGGAGCTGAATTGATGTAAATTGTAATAATAACCTTTTTCAGTGGGGGATTACAAGACCCCCACTGAATCTCCAAGCGAAACGAGTTTGCTTGTTTCCATTAACTTTATAACCGGAATAGGGAATTATACTAAAGGAGAGATATAGGCAGTGACTGGTAGCATAGGTAGAAAATTTAAACTGGAATGCAATGGCAGGTTAATTCCCTGTGAATTATTAGAGCCGGAAACAATAACTGGGAAACCGTTTCTACTGATTAATTTAACAGGTACGGCTCATGGAGCAATTTACGAAGATCCCTTTATTCAGCCTGCAATTCCTTTTGTTGAAGCCGGCCATCGAGTCATAAGCTTTGACATCCCGTGCCACGGTGAACGTATAGATGAGAGATATGGAAGTGAAATAGCAGGCTTACGTAAAATGTATGTTGCCAGTGAAAATGTATTTGAACAAATGGCTGAGGAATGTAGCTGTGTAGTAGACTATATTATAAAGCAAGGATTGGCTGAGTCAGGACAAATAGCTATATGTGGTTGTTCCAGGGGTGGATATATGGCGCTTAGGGCATTTGCTTCAGACAAGCGAATTGCAGCGGCTAGTGCAATATCACCTGTGACCGATTGGCGGTGTTTATTAGAGTTCGAGAGAGAACGAAACAGCGTTGCTCTTGCCCGGGAAAGGCTATTAAACTACGTAGATGGTATGGCTGGCCGTCCTATCTATATGGCAATAGGAAATAATGATACACGTGTCAGCACCGAAAGCTGCAAAGAACTATATGAAGCAATTAGAAAATGCAATAGGAAGTCAGGACTTGATGATAGCGTTGCTGAACTTACTATAACTAACGATCCCGGCCACACCCTTTCAACTGAATACCGCAGAAAATGCGGGGAGTTTCTGCTTCACTGGCTTGAAAAGGTTAATTAGTTCGTGTTTTATATGATTTTATGGGACATAAGATATGGCAGGTT
Coding sequences within:
- a CDS encoding D-2-hydroxyacid dehydrogenase translates to MKNILIDVKVDKQRLEELKKIPGVNVEVIDFKEERRYISPDILSGKHILFCTYPPENFNDLDSLELIQINSAGYTQLFNLGLVERGIRACNAQGVFDVPIAEWSIAMMVNLARDLRGMIRNQEARVWDRSARFQNEIRGSIVGIWGYGAIGREIARLAKAFGLKVYSMDRDIPSKTAKANVYRVGGTGDPEGILPDKIFISGQEEEFLKELDFLVITMPLTNNTKGLVGEKELKMLPKTAYVLNPARGPIIQEEALLKALREGWIAGAALDTHYYYPIPADHPLWSFPNVIMTPHISGSSLSNHFVERTWDIFIQNVKRFLSGEPLLNELTTRQLSGE
- a CDS encoding prolyl oligopeptidase family serine peptidase — translated: MTGSIGRKFKLECNGRLIPCELLEPETITGKPFLLINLTGTAHGAIYEDPFIQPAIPFVEAGHRVISFDIPCHGERIDERYGSEIAGLRKMYVASENVFEQMAEECSCVVDYIIKQGLAESGQIAICGCSRGGYMALRAFASDKRIAAASAISPVTDWRCLLEFERERNSVALARERLLNYVDGMAGRPIYMAIGNNDTRVSTESCKELYEAIRKCNRKSGLDDSVAELTITNDPGHTLSTEYRRKCGEFLLHWLEKVN
- a CDS encoding mandelate racemase/muconate lactonizing enzyme family protein, coding for MIIKDVKTVLLTGPCTYDPYLSEARKRRSAAFIEIHTDTELIGIGETYAGYFCPEIVPEIVEFFKPILIGQKVDNISELWNRMYHCGNFWCRVGLGVVVLNGIEAALWDLKGKMYNLPVYELLGSRKHDALPCYATGGPSNYPKEKLASKIEFYLSLGFKGFKLGAGYHSEEGSYMPSSPNEAAEFEADKIEFVRSLVGKDIKIMMDGHMGNNPVKTWDLGIAKAVMKALEPYDLFFFEEPLHYTDPWGYAELCKSTTIPIAGGECLTASYEWRVFVEKDCFDIGQPDASFTGGLGEFMKVAAMLESRGRKIATHSWGAGGSFMQNIHCGFACANTAILEIAPAYGPLHSEIIGDSFIMKDGMVLPPEKPGLGITLTDEIKNKYPFIPGSGEFNSVPGKILRD
- a CDS encoding sulfatase-like hydrolase/transferase, whose protein sequence is MININKQNSRPNILLLMADQQKASAAGGVYGNPVVKTPFLDKMAEKGIAFTNAYSNSPICTPSRASIMTGVHPLVHQVTCHQNRAPFNLPQLTEILQRNGYYTAACGHYERSRCLDRGWYEQADFNDSGPLYNAWYNLHQHGRKDVGWSSGGMDVSPEEGHAALLTNRAIIMLDNIQASGLPFFFHVPYIDPHPPYFVPKPYDILYNPEDIELPPMGDGKGRPEWQYKCLEDCGTSKATELDIKKVIATYYGMITYLNHQMMRLYDEMDKRGMLDNTWIIVTSDHGDYTGEKGLFNKTESLYECLLHVPLVIRPPKNISENYPKVIDGLVELVDLFPTILGIAGIKVPEYAQGYDLIKWAMEGAKNELRKYVFAQVGNYHGHLKTTFPGGMPESGRRRGLVQGARSMDFSYIHDPDCGDEAYDLKKDPFELNSLLKINQDVPEELKELKDSIFKWEEECLRLRRELGIIPGDRGFWEGLPFKDSHKKP